One region of Triticum aestivum cultivar Chinese Spring chromosome 6B, IWGSC CS RefSeq v2.1, whole genome shotgun sequence genomic DNA includes:
- the LOC123136724 gene encoding protein WVD2-like 7 has translation MAAEVGQPFSGWSHSDSPYNDLCTQDDSVQKMVLDHGSVSFGRFAEESLSWENRSVFEHNRRQEEISKLTLPGLVAKKKAFFEEYYKRKAQKAKLLTEATLEERSDGDTLDHSRQEDDSHAVAPEDPVDTAPGFSCQPSTGVSSSDENKRSEPHGIGYLTFNPLFSRITGSQGIQDEEASSTAQNQHVDGEFRRAMRTSSKHGLNQETVERKVLAPKHVVSTDYGESNVAASRIILPIASLKAGVKKQEPRKSIAAAVINGLTKGAKDPSSCLVQIPRVHLRRNSENMNSEDLKDPFHKRVEMKLRALSDRMSAEKAAASSRSSPYQNADRAAISSRSALCQNTDRVVAPSKSATQASHKFLKEVQPAATLPRTNFYNKGSSVSHVASSNSSNTGKLATRSSVMPNSPQNNAKPLQAAQVASKRGTGLTSTSNGSQNKRKQLSTPAASVGNSCTRGSMHISAPTSARSSSSGIRPYKAAKALRISNGRNAAVKTEMLQKSTTYETHSVGGRNALSKVTVNGNEQNRKVISSRDGKRSNLACKSKPRQERPRWR, from the exons ATGGCTGCTGAAGTGGGGCAGCCGTTCAGTGGATGGTCACACTCAGATTCGCCCTACAACGACCTCTGCACACAG GACGATTCAGTTCAGAAAATGGTGCTTGATCATGGTTCGGTATCATTTGGTAGATTTGCAGAAGAGTCTTTGTCATGGGAAAACAGATCAGTATTTGAACACAACAGACGTCAGGAGGAGATAAGCAAACTCACACTGCCTGGTTTAGTTGCAAAAAAGAAGGCATTTTTTGAAGAATATTACAAGAGGAAGGCTCAGAAAGCTAAACTTCTCACTGAAGCCACATTGGAAGAAAGGAGTGATGGCGACACTCTGGACCATAGTAGGCAGGAAGATGATTCACATGCAGTTGCTCCCGAAGATCCTGTGGATACTGCTCCAGGCTTCAGTTGTCAACCATCTACTGGAGTGAGCTCATCGGATGAGAATAAACGCTCTGAACCCCATGGGATAGGATACTTGACATTCAATCCTCTGTTTTCTCGGATAACAGGGTCACAAGGTATTCAAGATGAGGAGGCATCTAGTACTGCTCAAAATCAACATGTTGATGGTGAGTTTCGGCGCGCTATGCGCACGAGTAGTAAACATGGTCTCAACCAGGAAACCGTGGAGAGAAAGGTTCTTGCACCAAAGCATGTGGTTTCAACTGATTATGGTGAAAGTAATGTTGCTGCGTCGAGAATTATCTTGCCTATAGCAAGTTTGAAAGCTGGTGTTAAGAAACAGGAGCCAAGAAAGAGCATAGCGGCAGCTGTCATTAACGGGTTGACAAAGGGGGCCAAG GACCCATCAAGTTGTCTTGTCCAAATTCCGAGAGTACATTTAAGAAGAAACTCAGAAAACATGAACTCTGAAGACTTGAAGGATCCTTTCCACAAGAGGGTTGAGATGAAATTGCGTGCTTTATCTGATAGGATGAGTGCTGAGAAAGCTGCTGCCTCTTCTAGATCTTCTCCGTACCAAAATGCTGATAGAGCTGCCATTTCTTCCAGATCTGCTTTGTGCCAGAACACTGATAGAGTCGTTGCACCATCTAAATCAGCTACACAAGCTTCTCACAAGTTTTTGAAAGAAGTACAGCCTGCAGCTACCCTTCCTCGTACAAATTTCTACAACAAGGGATCGTCTGTTTCTCATGTTGCCTCTAGCAACAGCAGTAATACTGGGAAGCTGGCTACTAGAAGCTCAGTTATGCCCAATTCACCTCAAAATAATGCAAAACCCTTGCAGGCTGCTCAG GTCGCATCGAAAAGAGGCACAGGTCTTACCAGTACAAGCAATGGATCGCAGAACAAAAG GAAGCAGCTGAGCACGCCAGCGGCATCGGTTGGAAATTCCTGTACTAGAGGATCTATGCACATATCTGCACCCACAAGTGCAAG AAGTAGCAGCAGCGGCATCCGACCTTACAAAGCTGCAAAGGCACTCCGGATTTCCAACGGGAGGAACGCAGCGGTTAAG ACTGAAATGCTGCAGAAGTCCACAACATATGAAACCCATTCTGTTGGAGGAAGGAATGCTTTGTCAAAAGTTACTGTAAACGGCAACGAACAAAACAGAAAG GTAATCTCGTCGCGTGATGGCAAGAGGAGCAACCTGGCGTGCAAGAGCAAGCCAAG ACAGGAGAGGCCGCGATGGCGATGA
- the LOC123136726 gene encoding 3-oxoacyl-[acyl-carrier-protein] synthase, mitochondrial isoform X2: MPWAPRIVSFAAAPDEHAPPRSPARPPPPPRLLLGCGPASAAPICQPPRGRDGAGGRHATRPRRRVHLGPPRGRRLRGARARRGGPTPHRGCRGEDVGAAPIQGRRRRAAREGRGRVRRGGVDQADEALRDANWLPSENEKKERTGVSIGGGIGSISDILDASQLIAENRLRRLSPFFIPKILINMASGHVSMKYGFQGPNHAAVTACATGAHSIGDATRMIQFGDADVMVAGGTESSIDALSIAGFSRLRALSTKYNSLPQASSRPFDCGRDGFVIGEGCGVMVLEALDHAMERGAKIYAEVRGYGMSGDAHHITQPQNDGRGAILAMERALEQSGLQADQIDYLNAHATSTPLGDAVEATAIKSVFGHHATSGGLALSSTKGAIGHLLGAAGSVEAIFTVLAIHHGVAPPTLNLEQPDPLFESAFMPLTAAKKMPIRAAISNSFGFGGTNASLLFSCPP; this comes from the exons ATGCCCTGGGCCCCCAGGATAGTCAGCTTCGCTGCAGCGCCTGATGAGCATGCTCCGCCGCGCTCTCCTGCTCGGCCACCGCCTCCGCCGAGGCTTCTCCTCGGGTGCGGACCTGCCTCCGCCGCGCCCATCTGCCAGCCGCCGCGTGGTCGTGACGGGGCTGGGGGCCGTCACGCCACTCGGCCGCGGCGTCGGGTCCACCTGGGACCGCCTCGTGGCCGGAGACTGCGCGGTGCGCGCGCTCGCCGCGGAGGACCTACGCCTCACCGGGGATGCCGCGGGGAGGACGTTGGAGCAGCTCCCATCCAgggtcgccgccgccgtgccgcgcgGGAAGGGCGAGGCCGAGTTCGACGAGGAGGCGTGGACCAAG CTGATGAGGCTTTGAGAGATGCAAATTGGTTGCCTTCAGAAAATGAGAAGAAGGAAAGAACG GGTGTTTCAATTGGTGGGGGAATCGGAAGCATCTCAGACATTTTAGATGCATCACAGCTGATTGCTGAAAAT CGTCTACGCCGTCTCAGCCCATTCTTCATCCCCAAGATTTTGATCAACATGGCATCAGGTCATGTCAGCATGAAATATGGTTTCCAG GGTCCAAACCATGCTGCCGTGACAGCTTGTGCCACAGGCGCTCACTCTATTGGTGATGCTACACGGATGATTCAATTTGGAGATGCAGATGTGATGGTGGCTGGAGGAACAGAGTCTAGTATTGATGCTTTATCTATAGCTGGATTTTCTAG GTTAAGGGCATTGTCTacaaagtataactctcttccaCAAGCATCTTCGAGGCCATTTGATTGTGGCAGAGATGGATTTGT GATTGGTGAAGGTTGTGGAGTCATGGTGTTGGAG GCACTTGACCATGCAATGGAACGAGGCGCAAAAATTTATGCAGAAGTTCGAGGCTATGGCATGTCTG GTGATGCACACCACATAACTCAGCCACAAAATGATGGTAGAGGTGCTATCTTAGCCATGGAAAGGGCATTGGAACAG TCAGGGCTTCAGGCAGATCAAATTGATTATTTGAACGCGCATGCAACATCAACCCCTCTCG GGGATGCTGTCGAGGCAACTGCAATAAAATCTGTCTTTGGCCACCACGCGACATCCGGTGGTCTTGCGTTATCCTCAACTAAG GGAGCAATCGGTCATCTGCTAGGGGCGGCTGGATCAGTGGAAGCAATCTTCACCGTGCTAGCAATCCACCAT GGAGTGGCGCCGCCCACGCTCAACCTGGAGCAGCCCGATCCACTGTTCGAAAGCGCGTTCATGCCTCTAACCGCCGCCAAGAAGATGCCGATACGGGCCGCCATCTCGAATTCCTTCGGGTTTGGTGGAACCAACGCGTCACTGCTGTTCTCGTGTCCGCCCTAG
- the LOC123136726 gene encoding 3-oxoacyl-[acyl-carrier-protein] synthase, mitochondrial isoform X1: MSMLRRALLLGHRLRRGFSSGADLPPPRPSASRRVVVTGLGAVTPLGRGVGSTWDRLVAGDCAVRALAAEDLRLTGDAAGRTLEQLPSRVAAAVPRGKGEAEFDEEAWTKDSRSISGFIAYALCAADEALRDANWLPSENEKKERTGVSIGGGIGSISDILDASQLIAENRLRRLSPFFIPKILINMASGHVSMKYGFQGPNHAAVTACATGAHSIGDATRMIQFGDADVMVAGGTESSIDALSIAGFSRLRALSTKYNSLPQASSRPFDCGRDGFVIGEGCGVMVLEALDHAMERGAKIYAEVRGYGMSGDAHHITQPQNDGRGAILAMERALEQSGLQADQIDYLNAHATSTPLGDAVEATAIKSVFGHHATSGGLALSSTKGAIGHLLGAAGSVEAIFTVLAIHHGVAPPTLNLEQPDPLFESAFMPLTAAKKMPIRAAISNSFGFGGTNASLLFSCPP, translated from the exons ATGAGCATGCTCCGCCGCGCTCTCCTGCTCGGCCACCGCCTCCGCCGAGGCTTCTCCTCGGGTGCGGACCTGCCTCCGCCGCGCCCATCTGCCAGCCGCCGCGTGGTCGTGACGGGGCTGGGGGCCGTCACGCCACTCGGCCGCGGCGTCGGGTCCACCTGGGACCGCCTCGTGGCCGGAGACTGCGCGGTGCGCGCGCTCGCCGCGGAGGACCTACGCCTCACCGGGGATGCCGCGGGGAGGACGTTGGAGCAGCTCCCATCCAgggtcgccgccgccgtgccgcgcgGGAAGGGCGAGGCCGAGTTCGACGAGGAGGCGTGGACCAAG GACAGTAGATCTATATCGGGATTTATAGCATATGCTCTATGTGCAGCTGATGAGGCTTTGAGAGATGCAAATTGGTTGCCTTCAGAAAATGAGAAGAAGGAAAGAACG GGTGTTTCAATTGGTGGGGGAATCGGAAGCATCTCAGACATTTTAGATGCATCACAGCTGATTGCTGAAAAT CGTCTACGCCGTCTCAGCCCATTCTTCATCCCCAAGATTTTGATCAACATGGCATCAGGTCATGTCAGCATGAAATATGGTTTCCAG GGTCCAAACCATGCTGCCGTGACAGCTTGTGCCACAGGCGCTCACTCTATTGGTGATGCTACACGGATGATTCAATTTGGAGATGCAGATGTGATGGTGGCTGGAGGAACAGAGTCTAGTATTGATGCTTTATCTATAGCTGGATTTTCTAG GTTAAGGGCATTGTCTacaaagtataactctcttccaCAAGCATCTTCGAGGCCATTTGATTGTGGCAGAGATGGATTTGT GATTGGTGAAGGTTGTGGAGTCATGGTGTTGGAG GCACTTGACCATGCAATGGAACGAGGCGCAAAAATTTATGCAGAAGTTCGAGGCTATGGCATGTCTG GTGATGCACACCACATAACTCAGCCACAAAATGATGGTAGAGGTGCTATCTTAGCCATGGAAAGGGCATTGGAACAG TCAGGGCTTCAGGCAGATCAAATTGATTATTTGAACGCGCATGCAACATCAACCCCTCTCG GGGATGCTGTCGAGGCAACTGCAATAAAATCTGTCTTTGGCCACCACGCGACATCCGGTGGTCTTGCGTTATCCTCAACTAAG GGAGCAATCGGTCATCTGCTAGGGGCGGCTGGATCAGTGGAAGCAATCTTCACCGTGCTAGCAATCCACCAT GGAGTGGCGCCGCCCACGCTCAACCTGGAGCAGCCCGATCCACTGTTCGAAAGCGCGTTCATGCCTCTAACCGCCGCCAAGAAGATGCCGATACGGGCCGCCATCTCGAATTCCTTCGGGTTTGGTGGAACCAACGCGTCACTGCTGTTCTCGTGTCCGCCCTAG
- the LOC123136726 gene encoding 3-oxoacyl-[acyl-carrier-protein] synthase, mitochondrial isoform X3: MPRGGRWSSSHPGSPPPCRAGRARPSSTRRRGPSRSISGFIAYALCAADEALRDANWLPSENEKKERTGVSIGGGIGSISDILDASQLIAENRLRRLSPFFIPKILINMASGHVSMKYGFQGPNHAAVTACATGAHSIGDATRMIQFGDADVMVAGGTESSIDALSIAGFSRLRALSTKYNSLPQASSRPFDCGRDGFVIGEGCGVMVLEALDHAMERGAKIYAEVRGYGMSGDAHHITQPQNDGRGAILAMERALEQSGLQADQIDYLNAHATSTPLGDAVEATAIKSVFGHHATSGGLALSSTKGAIGHLLGAAGSVEAIFTVLAIHHGVAPPTLNLEQPDPLFESAFMPLTAAKKMPIRAAISNSFGFGGTNASLLFSCPP; the protein is encoded by the exons ATGCCGCGGGGAGGACGTTGGAGCAGCTCCCATCCAgggtcgccgccgccgtgccgcgcgGGAAGGGCGAGGCCGAGTTCGACGAGGAGGCGTGGACCAAG TAGATCTATATCGGGATTTATAGCATATGCTCTATGTGCAGCTGATGAGGCTTTGAGAGATGCAAATTGGTTGCCTTCAGAAAATGAGAAGAAGGAAAGAACG GGTGTTTCAATTGGTGGGGGAATCGGAAGCATCTCAGACATTTTAGATGCATCACAGCTGATTGCTGAAAAT CGTCTACGCCGTCTCAGCCCATTCTTCATCCCCAAGATTTTGATCAACATGGCATCAGGTCATGTCAGCATGAAATATGGTTTCCAG GGTCCAAACCATGCTGCCGTGACAGCTTGTGCCACAGGCGCTCACTCTATTGGTGATGCTACACGGATGATTCAATTTGGAGATGCAGATGTGATGGTGGCTGGAGGAACAGAGTCTAGTATTGATGCTTTATCTATAGCTGGATTTTCTAG GTTAAGGGCATTGTCTacaaagtataactctcttccaCAAGCATCTTCGAGGCCATTTGATTGTGGCAGAGATGGATTTGT GATTGGTGAAGGTTGTGGAGTCATGGTGTTGGAG GCACTTGACCATGCAATGGAACGAGGCGCAAAAATTTATGCAGAAGTTCGAGGCTATGGCATGTCTG GTGATGCACACCACATAACTCAGCCACAAAATGATGGTAGAGGTGCTATCTTAGCCATGGAAAGGGCATTGGAACAG TCAGGGCTTCAGGCAGATCAAATTGATTATTTGAACGCGCATGCAACATCAACCCCTCTCG GGGATGCTGTCGAGGCAACTGCAATAAAATCTGTCTTTGGCCACCACGCGACATCCGGTGGTCTTGCGTTATCCTCAACTAAG GGAGCAATCGGTCATCTGCTAGGGGCGGCTGGATCAGTGGAAGCAATCTTCACCGTGCTAGCAATCCACCAT GGAGTGGCGCCGCCCACGCTCAACCTGGAGCAGCCCGATCCACTGTTCGAAAGCGCGTTCATGCCTCTAACCGCCGCCAAGAAGATGCCGATACGGGCCGCCATCTCGAATTCCTTCGGGTTTGGTGGAACCAACGCGTCACTGCTGTTCTCGTGTCCGCCCTAG